A genomic segment from Colletotrichum higginsianum IMI 349063 chromosome 5, whole genome shotgun sequence encodes:
- a CDS encoding C2H2 finger domain-containing protein, which yields MAMETSSSFTARRQATQALPPFHLPSSQDIPTSSITINVAGPGDDHAVGSAILLLRHLKYPTLSQYRQLWSNIAFRSASSYYPSGVHGSWPTPSTSYQLSSGNPQALNQPSQYASRASTYEQQSPMSYSRTSQSPATGGEGLPAPPYGQHQSFQSGYSTGGTGSTPVSLPSQGPPTPQAGILGSHAAVSTQPPTPGAVPSHVDSYTQSRPPVTPSSYYSTSSASQQSPFPSFQQHTSPNAHSPTTSGGPGRGLASLQHPSAMAPPNSYRYGYHVPSMGGPIMSNLTSPGHQMSLVPGMGVPGGYGAHHLGTSMYGHGHGGQPNPQTERPFKCDQCPQSFNRNHDLKRHKRIHLAVKPFPCNFCDKSFSRKDALKRHRLVKGCGNKDGDNQNDNGRRSPQEHSDDGTPPLKRD from the exons ATGGCCATGGAAACTTCTTCGAGCTTTACGGCTCGGAGACAAGCGACCCAGGCTCTGCCGCCTTTCCATCTGCCATCGTCCCAAGATATACCCA CCTCTTCAATCACCATCAACGTGGCAGGCCCCGGCGATGATCACGCCGTCGGCtccgccatcctcctcctccgccacctcaAATACCCAACACTCTCCCAATACCGCCAGCTCTGGTCTAACATCGCCTTCAGGAGTGCCAG TTCCTACTACCCGTCGGGCGTCCACGGGTCATGGCCGACTCCGTCAACGTCCTACCAGCTCAGCTCTGGCAACCCCCAAGCCCTCAATCAGCCGTCACAGTACGCATCCCGAGCAAGTACCTACGAGCAGCAATCCCCAATGTCCTATTCTCGTACTTCGCAGTCTCCCGCGACTGGGGGTGAGGGTCTGCCTGCGCCGCCCTACGGACAGCACCAATCCTTCCAGTCGGGCTACTCTACGGGAGGAACGGGCTCTACTCCAGTCAGTTTGCCTTCCCAAGGCCCCCCAACGCCCCAGGCTGGGATTCTAGGATCCCATGCCGCAGTCTCGACGCAGCCACCCACGCCCGGCGCTGTCCCTTCACACGTTGACTCGTATACGCAGTCCCGGCCACCAGTGACGCCCAGCAGCTACTACTCGACGTCTTCCGCCTCCCAACAGTCCCCCTTTCCCAGCTTCCAACAACACACGTCTCCCAACGCCCACTCCCCGACGACATCAGGCGGCCCCGGTAGGGGTCTTGCTTCTCTGCAACACCCTTCGGCCATGGCCCCTCCCAACTCGTACCGCTACGGGTATCATGTTCCGTCAATGGGAGGACCTATCATGTCGAACCTCACTTCACCTGGTCACCAAATGTCGCTTGTTCCGGGGATGGGCGTTCCCGGCGGGTACGGAGCCCATCATCTCGGCACATCGATGtacggccacggccacggcggaCAGCCGAACCCTCAGACGGAGCGGCCCTTTAAGTGCGACCAGTGCCCTCAATCCTTCAACCGGAACCATGACTTGAAGAGACACAAGCGGATCCACCTCGCTGTGAAGCCCTTTCCTTGCAACTTTTGTGACAAGAGCTTTTCTCGTAAGGACGCTCTGAAG CGACACCGACTTGTTAAAGGCTGCGGTAACAAGGACGGAGACAACCAGAACGACAACGGCCGTCGCTCTCCGCAAGAGCATTCCGACGATGGCACGCCGCCGCTAAAGCGGGATTGA
- a CDS encoding Ctr copper transporter → MDSSLLARHGGEDHGATGTATSSEAMPGMQMGSGTANDSHTSGSMMMMTIFQTNLRTPLYSEAWTPNSVGTYAATCIFLIFLAFGLRSMLALKSIQEKRWLDKDFKRRYVSVNGKLGMSGKMSTDSMAKQLVLSENGVEENVTVVQSQHGIWRPWRFSVDPIRALIDTAIAGVGYLLMLAVMTMNVGYLLSVLGGVFLGSLAVGRFATMGEH, encoded by the exons ATGGACAGCTCTCTCCTTGCCAGGCACGGTGGTGAAGACCACGGTGCGACGGGTACGGCAACCTCCTCTGAGGCCATGCCGGGAATGCAAATGGGATCCGGCACGGCGAACGACAGCCATACCTCTGGCagcatgatgatgatgaccaTCTTCCAAACCAACCTAAGGACGCCTCTGTACTCAGAGGCATGGACCCCGAACAGCGTAGGCACCTACGCCGCCACCTGTatcttcctcatcttcctcgccttcggTCTGCGCAGCATGTTGGCCCTGAAGTCCATTCAGGAGAAGCGATGGCTCGACAAGGACTTCAAGCGCCGCTACGTCAGCGTCAATGGAAAGTTGGGCATGTCCGGAAAGATGTCAACGGATAGCATGGCAAAGCAGTTGGTGCTCTCAGAGAACGGTGTCGAGGAGAATGTCACTGTCGTCCAGTCGCAGCACGGCATATGGAGACCATGGAGATTCTCGGTCGACCCCATCCGCGCCCTGATTGATACTGCTATCGCTGGTGTCGGATACCTGCT AATGTTGGCCGTTATGACCATGAATGTTGGTTACCTTCTCTCGGTCCTGGGCGGTGTATTCTTGGGTAGCCTCGCTGTCGGCCGCTTCGCCACCATGGGCGAACACTAG